DNA from Marinicella rhabdoformis:
ATCAGTTTTTCATCAGGTAAAATAACTGCCATTTTTTTGCGCAATCGCCCAACAAAAACCTCTATCACATTACTGTCCCGGTCATAATCTTGATGATATATGTGTTCTGTCAAAGTGCTTTTAGAAATTACTTCATCTTGATGGTGAAGCATATATTCTAAAACTTTATACTCATATGAAGTTAAATCCAATGGGTGACCATCGACCTCTACAGATTGCGTGCTCATATTTAAAACAACTGGACCACAGGATATTTCAGGTGTTGTATTCCCAGAGCTTCTCCTCAATAAAGCATTCACTCGCGCCAATAATTCTGGAAAATGGAAAGGCTTTACTAAATAATCATCTGCACCAGCATCTAAACCCATGACTTTATCTTGCCAAGAACCCCGTGCAGTCAGAACAATGATAGGAAATTTAACACCTTCGTCTCTTAAGGTTTGAATCACTTCCATACCAGATATTTTGGGCAATCCTAAATCGATAACCGCCACATCTGCAGGAAATTCTTGACCTTTAAATAGACCGTCTTGACCATTGTCTGCGGCATCTACAACAAATCCTGATTCTTCAAACCTTTTTATTAAAATGTTTCTTAAATTGTCATCGTCTTCAATAACTAAAACTCTCATAACGAAAACATCAACCTCTCTTATTAGTTTTTACGACCGCCATCATCCTTAGACTGACTTCTGGTACTGCGACTTTTTTTGATTGAGCGATTGCTTGCACCCCTTTGTGAAGTCGTTTTTTTGGACTGTCCAGTATGCCTGCTCTTTCTGTTGCCGTCATTTCTCCTACTACTTTGTTTATTACTTTGACTGTTATTAGATTGAAATGAAGATTTCGACTGCCTTGAATTGAATGATGAATTGGCCGTTTTTTTTATTGTTTTAATTTTTCCATCAGGTGTTAATATTTTGACAATGTGTTTGCCATTTTTAGTTTTTGCTGACAACACTTTACCTTGAGCCCTGGCTTGATTAACCGACTGACTTAAAGAGCTTTGCTGTGCCATTGCTTGATTAACAAACAACAGTAAACATATACATAGAATACGCATCATGGGTTCATTGTATGACATCAATCTGAATTATGGCTGAATTTCTGCCCTCATGAGATTAATTGTTTCTTTATAATCGTCAGTATTAAAAATGGCAGAACCCGCTACAAATGTATCAACACCCGCATCAGCAATGGTTTTTATGTTGTCTACTTTTACCCCGCCATCAATTTCTAATCGAATGTTCTTACCGGATGCATCAATCAGCTCCCTGACTTTTTTGACTTTTTTTAACGTTTCCGGGATAAACTTTTGTCCACCAAAACCAGGATTTACACTCATCAATAGAATCATATCAAGTTTATCCATCACATGTTCGAGGACATGTATGGGTGTTGCTGGATTCAAAACCAGACCAGCCTGGCAACCT
Protein-coding regions in this window:
- a CDS encoding response regulator transcription factor — protein: MRVLVIEDDDNLRNILIKRFEESGFVVDAADNGQDGLFKGQEFPADVAVIDLGLPKISGMEVIQTLRDEGVKFPIIVLTARGSWQDKVMGLDAGADDYLVKPFHFPELLARVNALLRRSSGNTTPEISCGPVVLNMSTQSVEVDGHPLDLTSYEYKVLEYMLHHQDEVISKSTLTEHIYHQDYDRDSNVIEVFVGRLRKKMAVILPDEKLIETLRGRGYRMSSRSD
- a CDS encoding PepSY domain-containing protein, with translation MMRILCICLLLFVNQAMAQQSSLSQSVNQARAQGKVLSAKTKNGKHIVKILTPDGKIKTIKKTANSSFNSRQSKSSFQSNNSQSNKQSSRRNDGNRKSRHTGQSKKTTSQRGASNRSIKKSRSTRSQSKDDGGRKN
- the rpe gene encoding ribulose-phosphate 3-epimerase, whose protein sequence is MNPFIIAPSILSADFARLGEDCQAVLDSGADWLHFDVMDNHYVPNLTIGPLVLEALRDFGIKAPIDVHLMVKPVDRIIGDFAKAGANMITFHPEASEHIDRSLALIKDAGCQAGLVLNPATPIHVLEHVMDKLDMILLMSVNPGFGGQKFIPETLKKVKKVRELIDASGKNIRLEIDGGVKVDNIKTIADAGVDTFVAGSAIFNTDDYKETINLMRAEIQP